The Anastrepha obliqua isolate idAnaObli1 chromosome 5, idAnaObli1_1.0, whole genome shotgun sequence DNA window AAATACTTGCTTATATAATGTTCGGTCTAGTGAGTATATGGATCGAGGCAAAAAAGCGTCAGCATTTACCGATAtccataaaaaattggaaacggAAATGTTTGGCGTCACACTGgacgatgttaaaaaaaaaatggaaaaacctcCGTAGCCAATATATGAGGGAGCTACGTATAcaaaaaaactccaaaaaaaagGGGAAGTGGAGTAAACGATTTATACGAAGCAAAGCTTTGGTGCTTTGACCAGTTATCGTTCCTTGAAGGCCATGTTGCAACTAGGCAGAGCCAAGACAATActgaagtaataataaaatgtatttcaatacATAACTGACATAATTTAACATGtttcacaaatttgtttttcagatGCCTTCTTCGAGTAACTCAAGTAATTTAAGTACAGCAAACAGCGCAGAAACCGGTAGCTCGAGTGTAAATGATGAGCCactgaaaaaacgaaaaaaggtaCAAAACTTGacgataaatatacaaaaaaaatcaaattttgttttttatagaaaagcAACCAGTTCGCTGATGTGCAACAGGAGCTGTCAGAATTTAGGTCTATGATCgaatataaacaacaaaatggcaaaaaatacgCATAGTTGGGAGCTTTGGTTTCCAATCAAATGGAGGAGATAGATCCTGATAAACAGCAGGACGCCGCTTGGGAAATCCAATcagtgataaaaaatatataggagAATCTCAACAGAAGCGTAGCACTCCAACATCAAACAGAACGTCTTCATCGTCAGACAAGGATCTGTTGCAGCTATCTATGGAGGGAGTTTTTGACGGAGAAGATTTTTGCGAATAAAGTAGGTATGGCTTAAAAAACTTATGGAACATGTTAATGTTGaattacaattgtttttttgtttcatttctagACACTGAAGCACCAAAAAAAGTGATAATTATACTCCGTGCCAAATATTATGTTTTagtaaataagtaataataagATAATAAGACGTTATGTTTAAGAAATGTGAACACCAAAGTGCCTTAAAGAAAAGACTGCATTGAAAGCCAatcatttttttgtaactttgttTCAGTTAAACATTTACgcatgaagtgaatttttttttaattcaaaaacaaagactaatgtttacatatatataaataaaaacaaattatttattatgtaaCCAATCCAGTTTTCCttcttcatttaaatatttgagaaaCTGTTCACGTACGTTCTCTGCTGCACCTTTTCGCGGATTGTAGAATACATCGAAATCAGTTGAGTGGTTATTATTTACAGTTTCTGCGTTTACTCTCTCATCAGTGAACATTTCGCCATTTTCGATTAAATAATTGTGTAAAGCACAACacgtcaatacaattttctctACAGTGGCCACTTTCAGATTTATCGGAGCTAGAAGGACGCGAAATCTATTGGATAAAATTCCAAATGCATGTTCCACCACATGCCTTGCACGAGAGAGTCTTTgattaaaaacttgtttttccTGGCATTGCGTGTGGTAGGGATATGGCTTCATTAAATGCATCTGCAGAGGAAATGCATCGTCTCCGACTACGACGTACGGTAGGCGTCGATCGGAAGCAGCTTTTGGTATTTCCTTCTCTTCTTGCAGAACATCCCTTAATTTGCTTTGCAGAAATACTCCAGCATCGTTACTGCGACCGTTACAACCAACGTCCacgaaaataaatttggaattAGCATCCACCAGGGCTAGTAAAATTATACTTCTAGCCCCTTTATAATTGTAATAGAAAGCTCCTTCAGTACGTGATGGACGAAAAGTTATATGCTTACCATCTAACGCGCCAATGCAGTTGGGGAATTGCCATTTAACTGCCAATTCTTTTGCAATGGCCTCCCATTCTGAATTGCTGTTTGGAAACTGCGTAAAAATTGTcattaattgcaaaatattacaatttctaTACTAAAAATAGTGCATACCTTTAAATACGACGATTTCAATTTGTTATAAAGGGCACTGCATACCTCAGGAACTATAATGGAAATTGAAGATTTGGATACACGGATCTGGTAATCCAAACTCACGTAAGACTCTCCTGAAAAAAACACCCGCTCATAACAATGCTACATTACCATTTCTTTTAACTTACCAGTGCTGAGAAATCGCAGCGTTAATGCCAATTTTTCTGCTGCGGGAATCGCGGCTCTCATAGTCGAATCAGAGCGTTGTATTTCATTCGCTATTAGCGACAGCAAATAATCAAATTGAGATTTTGATACTCGTAGGAAGTTCCTGTAGCTTTGCTCATCGTGTACCAGCAATTCTTTGTTTAAAAAGGCGAACGAGCCGCGATCGCACCTATTTTTCCTCCATTCCTTTATCCATTGCCGCTTGGCTCTCTTGATAGGCAACGATGCAGCTTTCTCGCCCAATCTGGCCAATCCTATTAGGAATatatagtaattaaaaatcGTATGTGCACATTTTACAAGCACTTAGTAACATACCTAAAAGTATTTCCTCTTTATCGCTGTCATCGGAGTCCAATTGCATAGCTTCTCTAATGGATTGAAATATGCTTGTAATTAATTcgcacttttgttttttatccatatttttggaaaatatttccttCACTTTATAAAATTGAGAATAATAATCGCTGCACAAATTAGAGAAATgtcaaaatatgcaaaatgtcaaaaatgtcccggaaacatttttgcccgtgtgaaagcgaatgaaacatcaaaagagaatttccagtgtctcccttccagatgtctcctcgtgtaaatcgggtcatagaggtgtaatcgtttctaccggtcctcaatccttaaTGGGATTAATCAAGAGGTGtaatcatagtaaaaataagccacaaaataccaaaaaatactgaagaaaccatactgacatttttacaaaaagagttccttatctagttacataacttcaaatatagcaaaaaagtcgttcccttaacaaaagagtctcccTTAACAAATTAGAGTCtccctcataaattaaattgtacataagcataacacatttatttaaaaaaacgcacattttaaagacaatttgtcacgcatacaaagttctttaagtaaatcaacaaaaatttggtattttatgttctttaaatggaaattttagtgcgtttttatatccaaagctaggcaacattGCAGTAgggagagagagatttgactgctgaaagcagaagaacaccaacaaaaaaaagtaaagctaaaaaaaatgtatattttacaaaattaaaaacattacttttaattagaacagcctagaaaaatgtcatgaagaaagaactaaaactccaagactaaattacaaaaatcaaaatgctAAATCatgttacgaaaatggtaatctggccatactggtgctaatacgacgtcactcattgtgtaatttgctgagagcaaaaaaaaaaaccgaacaaCGAAAgccgccatctcattattcggGTTGGCTTTCCATTTCTACAAATTTCcattacaaatgttcttctaaacgtTTGTCAAACGAACGCTGAGAGAGAGAAGATcaaagcgaaataagaaaacCCCAGTCAACCACAAGAGAACAATTCTTATATCATGTATaggagatatatacaatataacatacatatataatatatacactgattcttaaattatttattttagaaaatataaaaaacaaaatattatgagAACAACAGTCCATAATACTGTGGTTAAGGAAAAAATTCTGTTTCATTACACTACAGTAACAGGAAGACGAATTCTATTGATTGAGGGTTATATGATCATGAGCGTGTTCTTGGGCCGGAGGCCGCCAGACGTCAACGCCCCACGCGTGAGAGCCACgacaacttttaattttttcagagaTCTCGAGTTGATATTctgcacttttttcaatatgttcaaaatgtacttatttttgcttatgaattttaaaacctTGCCTAAATGTTGGTTGGGCTAACAATAACGGTACTCTCTTAACGGTATTCAAATTTCCCTTATCTATTCAGTGAAACGGCTGttgatatttttactgaaacaaTTTTGTGCAATATGAATAATTATTCTggcaaatgtaaataaattaacaaacaaagaGTTTAATTACATTgataacactgtggtacaaaaaaaaaagttgcaaaaaaactttggatcggatatggtgagggttgtagcttatgaaaaactggaaagaatggtatagttgaaatttccaatacaccctcaaaatctcgttttagagccaaaaaaccgtttttaggCATATTCATGTACAAAATGCATCGTATCTTTgtcattttttgacaaaattaaaatttttttttttcattttccagctAAATGTTTAACCTTTCCAaccgtgaaagaatttttttattatcttttgaattcacggagatagagaccaaaaactttcaaaaaatttaatttttttacttatttttcaactttgagactagttggtagctttaattttatataaaacatctATTTTTCTCTTACTAAatcaaaagtgtatttaattttgcttttaatgacCCCTAATTCAAAAGAATTCGTTAGAAATTATCCAAGGAATTGCGTTTATAAGATTATAGTCACTTTACTAGTTTTACAAGTaatgtgatattttttctattcttacttcctcgtatttttttttttgcgttttatgcacttttctatactttttccacaaaattatcAGTGTGTAGAGTTTAGTAATACGTTTATCTGATAttatagaataataataaatattttcgttatatagaaactataaaatttattaattccatAAACCATTTTAATCTATTAAATTATCTAACAATATTCAATAACACAAAAtcttctttcaaaatttaaaaatgcttatttaaTCTTTTTCTCTTTAACTTTGAACCGTCTTCTTCGCGTTTGAGCGACCAACAATACTCTGAAAGCATATTAATAGTGCTTTTCCCCTGAAAACGTTTTTCAACGGCTGTCATTTCCTGATGGAATCTTTCCCCTTGCTCGTCACTCATTTGTCCAAGATTTTCAGGAAAGAAATCTAAATGTGAGtgcaaaaaatggatttttatggACATGTTGCATCCCATTGCACCATAAGCACTTAAAAATTCCTTTACGATTGCTTTGTAATCATGGCTTCTATTGTTGCCAAGAAAATTCTGACATAAGGAAACAAAACTGCTCCAAGCTCGTCTTTCTACATCATTCAATTTCGATGGAAAAACATTGTCGTTCATGATTTTTCGAATTTGTGGACCAACGAATatacctaaaatttttttaaaatatacagtATTTTCAAGTTACAACATGACTACTTTAACGTATTAAGACTTGAGTTTATTGTAAAAAAGCTTATATTTCTAGAGATTACCTTCCTTCACTTTGGCGTCACTCAACCttggaaataatattttcaggtATCGAAAAGCTTCGCTGTCAACTGAGAGAGCTTTAACAAATTGCTTCATATATCCAAGTTTTAAATGCAAAGGAGGTAGTATTATGTTTTCTGATCGCACTAACGGAATgttcaatacatttttcttcCCAATCTTAAAGAATGTACGAATTGGCCACtctgttttttcatatttattcggTGCTCGACTATCCCACTCGCAAAAATAGCATGGATTTTTGGTATATCCGCCTTGCATGccgaataaaattgttaaaacttttaaatctgCCACAATTTGCCACTTATGCTCATtgtattttatcatttgaagtATTTTCTCCATTGTAGCATAGGACTCCTTCATGTTTGTTCCGTACGCTACAGGAACTGACGgaaatgaattttcattgtGTAATAACACAGCTTTCAgaccttaaaaaataaattatcattaatttttaaaaaatatatttgtcaaTCTAAAGTTAAATTAGAGTGTTCTTACTTCTACACGATCCGTCAATGAACAGGCGCCATTCATGCGGTACATAGGTGTGATCCAAGGCAATAAACAATTCATTAACATCTGTACAATAAACAAGAGATTGgtttttatcttcttcaaaaagtAGTTTGAAGAACATTCGATCTAAATCATTGCGACCGGAGGTGATCTTGAAGTCACTATCTACCACATTCCACTGCTTTAATCGTGAAGCAAGACCTTCGCTTTGTCTtcgagaaaatttaaaatcacgTACAATATCTTTGTAATCTGCATTAGTTATTAGATGGCGTTTAGGTGAATGTGATGTAGAAGGAACACTTTCTGTATCACTGTCTTCACAATCTATTATATTTACAGATGTGTGCAAATTGTCAACGGCTACTGGCACAGGTTTTGTTACGGTCAGAACATCagcatattttatattagaaCGTGTTTTGTAATGGTGACCAGTAACATTTGTTTGGCAAAAATAGCAATCTTCTTCTTTATGATAAGTTTGATTTTTCCATATCATTGGACTCAAAAGTTGTAGATGATTGttattcttttttgattttgctagttttaattttgaagaacAAGCCACACAAATATACTCTGGTTCATACCATTTACTAGTTACGTATGAGcggttaaaaatttcattatacaCTAGAACCAttgctttattgttttcaaattttaaacgatGCTTCTTATCTATAAACCAGCCGCAAATGTAGCAAAAGCTATTTCGATTTTCGCAAATCATTTCCGATCACACGTTTTTTGTATCTTTAGCACATAAACGACATGACAGTTCCGTTTTATTGATTCCTTATAACATTGAAGATAGCAGCAAACAATTCTTTCACgccaaaaacgaaatgaaaCTTCATAATTTATATCGATATTTGAATAGTTTTGCTATGTAATCAAATTTTTGACCGCACATACGTAAGTAGTAGATGGAACGAACAAGAATATATATTTCTGGCGGGATcttcaaatttaaaactaacaaaaattaaaaagaataataacTAACATCTACAATTTTTGAGgaagtaagaatagaaaaaatatcacattACTTGTAAAACTAGTAAAGTGACTATAATCTTATAAACGCAATTCCTTGGATAATTTCTAACGAATTCTTTTGAATTAGGGgtcattaaaagcaaaattaaatacacttttgatTTAGTAAGAGAAAAATagatgttttatataaaattaaagctaccaactagtctcaaagttgaaaaataagtaaaaaaattaaattttttgaaagtttttggtctctatctccgtgaattcaaaagataataaaaaaattctttcacggtTGGAAAGGTTAAACATTTagctggaaaatgaaaaaaaaaaattttaattttgtcaaaaaatgacAAAGATACGATGCATTTTGTACATGAATATGcctaaaaacggttttttggctctaaaacgagattttgagggtgtattggaaatttcaactataccattctttccagtttttcataagctacaaccctcaccatatccgatccaaagtttttttgcaacttttttttttgtaccacagtgtaatttaATAGATGACGATGAACCTTCCACCAGTGCAGGTGTGAAAAAAACTATAAGCGCGAGAGAAATCAAATCAATGTTGAATTGgacagacgtggttaccgaacTGGGAACACAAGAAAAATGCCTTAAATTCGCGGAAGAAGCTGGGCTCTTGAGAAAAACAATGTTGTGTGCAGTGCATAAGACATAAATGCGACTAAAAATAGGCAACAACAAGGTTGGGTTCTTCGTGTGCTCCCGCTGTCAGTGCAGGTCCAAGAAGAATATCTCTCGTGCCACAGGCACTTGGTTTGAGAACGCGCGACTAGATCTTCCgcgtattttttacttaatgttTTGTTTCGCATACCGCACGCTTCATGCAACGGTGCAGCGTGGAGATTTTATAAGGAATGGGACCGTCTTATCATCAAGAACGATATCTGAAAGGTATAGCTACTGCAATGAGGCTGTGGTAATATACCAGTTAGATAATCAAGTAGTTCAAGGGAGAATTGGCGGCGTTGGAAAAATCGTGCAAATTGATGAAAGTAAATTTGGAACAAGAAAGTACAACGAAGGTAATTTGGTTAATAATGCACAAAATTTGTAACAGCATTATCTGTAACTtgacttacatatattttccaGCGAAAAGAGTCGAAGGACACTGGGTACTTGGAATGATAGAGGATGGAAAAGAAGACCTTCGTTTGGAGGTGTGCCCAGACAATGTAAGATCCGCCGAGGTTCTAATCCTCTTATAAGAAAACATGTGATTGAAGGCACCACCATTCGTACTGATTGCTGGCGAGCATACGACTCCCTGTCGGAGCATGGGTACGTGCACCAAAAGGTGAAACACAGCGATCCTGTCAGTCCATTTGTAGCAGAAGATGGAACACATACCCAGCGCATCGAGTCGCAGTGGCGGGTTGTGAAACGATTTTTTTGCAAAGATAACTGCAACAACACTGGCAACTTCTCCGATGTCATTGTAGAATTCATGTGGAGACGCGACATTAAGTCGAGAAAACTAGacccatttaaaaatttaattgaagcaataaaatatttatataaaatataataaattcttaTAATAATTCAGGTTTAAGTAAAGAACGCGAACCGTTTCTCaagaaacaatattaaaaaaaaaaaaaaataataaatatactgaaaatttggaataaaaatcgcgcggtttttagtccaaattttcgcttgCGACGCTTTTTTGATTGGTGGATTTCCCCCTTTTTTCTGAtgttcaatttaaataaatattattaatgaaaGAAATGCATTAATTCAACTAAAACCACCGGCCAGACAAAAACGACTCGCAGTTTAAACAGAAGAAAGATTTATGCATGAATTTATTGTGCAttccaattaatttttgatatttggcaAAGAAAATCTAAGCGTTCATTAGGCCTGCGAAATATGATTTTCTGTCTTTTCAAATTACCGTTACTTATTAGCCTTCAAAGCGAACTCACTATTTCAGATTCACAACACCATTGACACGAACCATCTCAGCTATCGACCGGCAGGTGATACTGAATTGCCACCAGTGTAATAAGACGCCaatttatatgcaaaaattagtcTTCAAAATAGCCAATTCTTGCTGAAAAGCCATACCTTTAGTTTACTGGAAttcgttattttttaatatcgctAAAGCAATATTGTCTTAATGCCGATAAAGACTACGTTTTCATTCTTAAATGGACCTTACAAGGCAACGGTGCGCATTTTTGGCAATAAAATCTAACa harbors:
- the LOC129248716 gene encoding uncharacterized protein LOC129248716, with product MDKKQKCELITSIFQSIREAMQLDSDDSDKEEILLGLARLGEKAASLPIKRAKRQWIKEWRKNRCDRGSFAFLNKELLVHDEQSYRNFLRVSKSQFDYLLSLIANEIQRSDSTMRAAIPAAEKLALTLRFLSTGESYVSLDYQIRVSKSSISIIVPEVCSALYNKLKSSYLKFPNSNSEWEAIAKELAVKWQFPNCIGALDGARSIILLALVDANSKFIFVDVGCNGRSNDAGVFLQSKLRDVLQEEKEIPKAASDRRLPYVVVGDDAFPLQMHLMKPYPYHTQCQEKQVFNQRLSRARHVVEHAFGILSNRFRVLLAPINLKVATVEKIVLTCCALHNYLIENGEMFTDERVNAETVNNNHSTDFDVFYNPRKGAAENVREQFLKYLNEEGKLDWLHNK